One part of the Chloroflexota bacterium genome encodes these proteins:
- a CDS encoding molybdopterin oxidoreductase, whose product HKHGFGTPSGKCEFYSEELVQMGIDPLPIYREPPESPISSPELAKEYPLVLTTGVRELEYWHSQQRHCAGLRRRNPEATAEIHPDTASENGIADGDYVIIETRRGQAKMKARVTEGIRRGMVATAHGWLGDANENLLTDDTPVDPEGGYPAFAASLCRIRKEIISRQQVAHH is encoded by the coding sequence CCACAAGCATGGATTTGGTACGCCGTCGGGCAAATGCGAGTTCTATTCCGAGGAACTCGTTCAGATGGGGATAGACCCGTTGCCCATTTATCGCGAGCCACCCGAGAGTCCCATCAGCAGTCCAGAACTGGCCAAAGAGTATCCTCTGGTGCTCACTACCGGAGTGAGAGAGTTGGAGTATTGGCACTCCCAGCAGCGGCATTGTGCCGGGTTGAGGCGCAGGAATCCCGAGGCCACAGCCGAGATTCACCCTGATACTGCCAGCGAAAACGGTATCGCTGATGGCGATTACGTGATCATTGAGACACGGAGAGGGCAGGCCAAGATGAAGGCTAGAGTGACTGAAGGTATCCGACGTGGTATGGTTGCCACCGCCCATGGATGGCTGGGTGATGCTAATGAGAATCTTCTCACTGATGACACGCCTGTTGACCCAGAGGGGGGCTATCCGGCCTTTGCTGCATCACTATGTAGGATTAGGAAGGAAATTATCAGCCGACAGCAAGTGGCGCACCACTGA